One window of Oncorhynchus masou masou isolate Uvic2021 chromosome 33, UVic_Omas_1.1, whole genome shotgun sequence genomic DNA carries:
- the nadka gene encoding NAD kinase isoform X3, producing MQADMKFNQCVQQQALENSDNKVWKWHIQDPASQRLTWNKPPKSVLVVKKIQDASLLQPFKELCVFLTEQKNLIVYVESKVLADTAIAGDESFGAVIQKFCTFREDLDDISNRVDFIICLGGDGTLLYASSLFQESVPPVMAFHLGSLGFLTPFKFDTYQSQVTQIIEGNTAIILRSRLRVRVVKKGIIMTNGDSEGCRKSMQYQVLNEVVVDRGPSSYLSNVDLFLDGHLITTVQGDGVIVSTPTGSTAYAVAAGASMIHPNVPAIMITPICPHSLSFRPIVVPAGVELKIMLSRDARNTAWVSFDGRKRQEICHGDSITITTSCFPVPSICFRDPVNDWFESLSQCLHWNVRKKQNYLSSEEEEF from the exons GCACATTCAGGACCCAGCCAGTCAGAGGCTGACGTGGAACAAGCCTCCCAAAAGTGTCCTTGTCGTCAAGAAGATCCAGGATGCCAGTCTACTGCAGCCTTTCAAAGAGCTGTGTGTTTTTCTCACAGAG CAGAAAAACTTGATTGTTTATGTGGAGAGCAAGGTCCTGGCGGACACAGCCATTGCAGGCGATGAGAGCTTTGGGGCCGTCATCCAGAAGTTCTGTACCTTCAGAGAAG ATCTCGATGACATTTCCAATCGAGTGGATTTCATCATTTGTCTTGGTGGAGATGGGACCTTACTTTACGCATCGTCACTCTTCCAG GAGAGCGTTCCACCTGTTATGGCCTTCCACCTGGGTTCTCTGGGCTTCCTCACACCTTTCAAATTTGACACATACCAGTCTCAGGTCACCCAAATCATTGAGG GTAACACCGCCATCATCCTGCGCAGTCGCCTGCGGGTGAGAGTGGTGAAGAAGGGCATCATTATGACGAACGGTGACAGTGAGGGCTGCCGCAAATCCATGCAGTACCAG GTGCTAAATGAGGTGGTGGTGGACAGAGGCCCGTCGTCCTACCTTTCCAACGTGGACCTCTTCCTAGACGGACACCTCATCACCACGGTACAGGGAGACG gtGTGATAGTGTCCACTCCCACGGGCAGCACGGCGTACGCGGTGGCAGCCGGAGCCTCCATGATCCACCCCAACGTGCCGGCCATCATGATCACTCCCATCTGCCCCCACTCATTGTCCTTCAGACCCATCGTAGTGCCTGCTGGGGTGGAACtcaag ATCATGCTGTCACGTGACGCCAGAAATACGGCCTGGGTGTCGTTTGACGGGAGGAAGAGACAAGAGATCTGCCATGGAGACAG CATTACCATCACTACTTCCTGCTTCCCTGTTCCCTCCATCTGTTTCCGGGACCCCGTGAACGACTGGTTTGAGAGCCTGAGTCAATGTTTACACTGGAATGTGAGGAAGAAGCAGAACTACCTCAGCTCAGAGGAGGAAGAATTCTGA
- the nadka gene encoding NAD kinase isoform X4, whose amino-acid sequence MLQNPHAVMHIQDPASQRLTWNKPPKSVLVVKKIQDASLLQPFKELCVFLTEQKNLIVYVESKVLADTAIAGDESFGAVIQKFCTFREDLDDISNRVDFIICLGGDGTLLYASSLFQESVPPVMAFHLGSLGFLTPFKFDTYQSQVTQIIEGNTAIILRSRLRVRVVKKGIIMTNGDSEGCRKSMQYQVLNEVVVDRGPSSYLSNVDLFLDGHLITTVQGDGVIVSTPTGSTAYAVAAGASMIHPNVPAIMITPICPHSLSFRPIVVPAGVELKIMLSRDARNTAWVSFDGRKRQEICHGDSITITTSCFPVPSICFRDPVNDWFESLSQCLHWNVRKKQNYLSSEEEEF is encoded by the exons GCACATTCAGGACCCAGCCAGTCAGAGGCTGACGTGGAACAAGCCTCCCAAAAGTGTCCTTGTCGTCAAGAAGATCCAGGATGCCAGTCTACTGCAGCCTTTCAAAGAGCTGTGTGTTTTTCTCACAGAG CAGAAAAACTTGATTGTTTATGTGGAGAGCAAGGTCCTGGCGGACACAGCCATTGCAGGCGATGAGAGCTTTGGGGCCGTCATCCAGAAGTTCTGTACCTTCAGAGAAG ATCTCGATGACATTTCCAATCGAGTGGATTTCATCATTTGTCTTGGTGGAGATGGGACCTTACTTTACGCATCGTCACTCTTCCAG GAGAGCGTTCCACCTGTTATGGCCTTCCACCTGGGTTCTCTGGGCTTCCTCACACCTTTCAAATTTGACACATACCAGTCTCAGGTCACCCAAATCATTGAGG GTAACACCGCCATCATCCTGCGCAGTCGCCTGCGGGTGAGAGTGGTGAAGAAGGGCATCATTATGACGAACGGTGACAGTGAGGGCTGCCGCAAATCCATGCAGTACCAG GTGCTAAATGAGGTGGTGGTGGACAGAGGCCCGTCGTCCTACCTTTCCAACGTGGACCTCTTCCTAGACGGACACCTCATCACCACGGTACAGGGAGACG gtGTGATAGTGTCCACTCCCACGGGCAGCACGGCGTACGCGGTGGCAGCCGGAGCCTCCATGATCCACCCCAACGTGCCGGCCATCATGATCACTCCCATCTGCCCCCACTCATTGTCCTTCAGACCCATCGTAGTGCCTGCTGGGGTGGAACtcaag ATCATGCTGTCACGTGACGCCAGAAATACGGCCTGGGTGTCGTTTGACGGGAGGAAGAGACAAGAGATCTGCCATGGAGACAG CATTACCATCACTACTTCCTGCTTCCCTGTTCCCTCCATCTGTTTCCGGGACCCCGTGAACGACTGGTTTGAGAGCCTGAGTCAATGTTTACACTGGAATGTGAGGAAGAAGCAGAACTACCTCAGCTCAGAGGAGGAAGAATTCTGA